Proteins co-encoded in one Zootoca vivipara chromosome 3, rZooViv1.1, whole genome shotgun sequence genomic window:
- the AGBL5 gene encoding cytosolic carboxypeptidase-like protein 5 isoform X5, with product MEVRCGGLLFSSKFDSGNLAHVEKVEHLDGDGDGPGNGGSGGSSTSATSMVFGTSLPIADYEFNVWTKPDCGDTEYENANRSWFYFSVRGGAPGKLIKIHIVNMNKQTKLYSQGMAPLVKTVPVRPRWERIRERPAFEMVETQFVLSFVHRFLDCRGATTFFAFCYPFSYTECQEMLAQLDAHFAECRHLPASSTVSRKAGADSRKAEGKQRPTAHRARKCPKGGRAKGRKEAPLRGTPSLDSIYYHRELLCYSLDKLRVDLLTISSFHGLREEREARLEKLFPDKHTPRPHTFTGKRVFFLSSRVHPGETPSSFVFNGFLEFILREEDPRAQMLRRMFVFKLIPMLNPDGVVRGHYRTDSRGVNLNRQYLNPDVDLHPAVYGAKAVMLYHHVHNRVQPGLPDWRACVPPLGTKAANQRSTRNGPPGEEAPLSELEKANNLRNCPRDAGVPSPQDHEASEAPGSKDQDVWILSEDLPPALCEEEAEVRSPPAPEAIPPQQSGLAYYVDLHGHASKRGCFMYGNNIFEEAHQVENMLFPKLIAMNSAHFDFSGCNFSEKNMYAKDKRDGQSKEGSGRVAIYKALGIIHSYTLECNYNTGRSVNTVPAACHDNGRATPPPLPAFPSKYTVELFEQVGRALAIAALDMAECNPWPRIVLSEHSCLSNLRAWMMKHVRSMRGVTGCSRRKGAKTPPKGTNGVSASNSENSLCRGRSFINGSSSQQAASPQVKTSPSFTFSCPHPDGPLGMGQGPQKGASRVLALVRVFHNRCQSSCESWPPANPSPPPCSLNRGEPQASGDLWGSYVERWAEACAAAAAAAGGATPEEAAGELVLQGRRELSSSRAPAREGGGVLLPATMWQWATFLSHASCMRRSRLPWAPCHCATASLACSSTCTNTPLPSRLGYCCVLAAALWHCRCHGR from the exons ATGGAGGTGCGCTGTGGTGGCCTCTTGTTCAGCTCCAAGTTTGACTCGGGGAACTTGGCTCATGTGGAGAAGGTGGAGCACCTGGATGGGGATGGGGACGGGCCCGGGaatggcggcagcggcggcagcagcacctcGGCCACCTCAATGGTGTTTGGCACCTCCCTCCCTATTGCTGACTACGAGTTCAATGTGTGGACCAAGCCGGATTGCGGAGACACAGAATACGAGAATGCAAACAG ATCCTGGTTTTACTTTAGCGTGAGGGGCGGAGCCCCAGGCAAGCTGATCAAGATCCACATTGTGAACATGAACAAGCAGACCAAGCTGTACTCGCAGGGGATGGCCCCCTTGGTCAAGACGGTGCCCGTCCGGCCTCGTTGGGAGCGCATCCGTGAGCGGCCCGCCTTCGAG ATGGTGGAGACCCAGTTTGTCCTCTCTTTCGTGCACCGCTTCCTGGACTGCCGAGGTGCCACCACCTTCTTTGCCTTCTGCTACCCCTTCTCATACACAGAGTGCCAGGAAATGTTGGCACAGCTGGATGCCCACTTTGCAGAGTGCCGGCACCTCCCTGCTAGCAG CACAGTTAGTCGGAAGGCAGGTGCAGACTCTAGGAAGGCTGAGGGGAAGCAGCGACCCACCGCCCACAGAGCGAGGAAATGCCCTAAAGGAGGACGtgcaaaggggaggaaggaggcccCGCTTCGGGGGACACC CTCCCTGGACTCCATCTACTACCACCGGGAGCTGCTGTGCTACTCCCTGGACAAGCTGCGGGTGGACCTGCTCACCATCAGCTCCTTCCACGGCCTGCGGGAGGAGAGGGAGGCCCGCCTGGAGAAGCTCTTCCCGGACAAGCACACCCCCCGGCCCCACACCTTCACGGGGAAGAGA GTGTTCTTCCTAAGCAGCAGGGTGCACCCGGGAGAGACACCCTCCAGCTTCGTCTTCAACGGGTTCCTGGAGTTCATCCTCCGTGAAGAGGACCCTCGGGCCCAGATGCTGCGTCGCATGTTTGTCTTCAAGCTCATCCCCATGCTGAACCCGGACGGAGTGGTGCGGGGCCATTACCG GACAGATTCTCGTGGTGTGAACCTCAACCGCCAGTATCTGAACCCTGACGTTGACCTGCACCCGGCCGTCTACGGGGCCAAGGCCGTCATGCTCTATCACCACGTCCACAACCGCGTTCAGCCGGGCTTGCCCGACTGGCGGGCCTGCGTCCCTCCCCTCGGCACCAAGGCTGCCAACCAGCGCTCCACCCGCAACGGCCCTCCCGGCGAGGAGGCCCCCCTCTCTGAGCTGGAGAAGGCCAACAACCTTCGCAACTGTCCCAGGGATGCTGGCGTCCCCTCGCCTCAGGACCATGAGGCCTCAGAGGCACCAGGGAGCAAAGACCAGGATGTCTGGATCCTCTCGGAAGATCTGCCTCCCGCGCTCTGTGAGGAGGAAGCCGAGGTCCGCTCTCCTCCCGCCCCAGAAGCCATCCCACCGCAGCAGAGTGGCCTGGCCTACTACGTCGACCTGCACGGGCACGCCTCCAAGAGAGGCTGCTTCATGTACGGGAACAACATCTTCGAAGAGGCTCAccag GTTGAAAACATGCTCTTCCCCAAGCTCATCGCCATGAACTCGGCTCACTTTGATTTCTCGGGCTGCAACTTCTCCGAGAAGAACATGTACGCCAAGGACAAGCGGGATGGGCAGTCGAAGGAGGGCAGCGGGCGCGTGGCCATCTACAAGGCCTTGGGCATCATTCACAG CTACACGCTGGAGTGCAATTACAACACAGGACGATCCGTCAACACAGTTCCAGCCGCTTGTCACGATAACGGGCGGGCAACCCCCCCTCCTCTGCCAGCATTCCCCTCCAAATACACAGTGGAGCTCTTTGAGCAG GTGGGAAGGGCGTTGGCCATCGCAGCGCTGGACATGGCCGAATGCAACCCCTGGCCCCGGATCGTCCTTTCCGAACACAGCTGCCTTAGCAACCTTCGTGCCTGGATGATGAAGCATGTGCGCAGCATGAGGGGCGTGACCGGCTGCTCCCGGAGGAAAGGGGCCAAGACTCCTCCCAAGGGGACCAA CGGGGTCTCTGCCTCCAACTCCGAGAACTCCCTCTGTCGGGGCCGCAGCTTCATCAACGGGAGCAGCAGCCAGCAGGCGGCGTCCCCGCAGGTCAAGACCTCGCCCAGCTTCACCTTCAGCTGCCCCCACCCTGACGGCCCCCTGGGCATGGGCCAGGGGCCTCAGAAAGGTGCCTCGAGGGTGCTGGCGCTCGTGCGAG TGTTCCACAATAGATGCCAGTCATCCTGTGAGAGCTGGCCCCCAGCCAACCCGAGCCCCCCGCCCTGCTCTCTGAACCGAGGGGAACCCCAGGCTTCAGGGGACCTGTGGGGGTCTTATGTAGAGCGCTGGGCAGAggcctgtgctgctgctgctgctgctgctggtggcgcCACTCCTGAGGAAGCGGCAGGTGAGCTGGTcctgcagggaaggagggagctctCCAGCAGCAGGGCGCCTgctagggagggggggggtgtcctcttGCCAGCCACCATGTGGCAGTGGGCCACGTTCCTCTCCCACGCTTCCTGCATGAGGCGAAGCCGTTTGCCTTGGGCTCCCTGCCATTGCGCCACTGCCAGCCTCGCCTGCAGCTCCACCTGCACAAACACCCCCTTGCCCTCCCGGCTAGGCTACTGCTGCGTCCTTGCCGCTGCATTGTGGCACTGCAGGTGCCACGGCAGGTGA
- the AGBL5 gene encoding cytosolic carboxypeptidase-like protein 5 isoform X7 produces MEVRCGGLLFSSKFDSGNLAHVEKVEHLDGDGDGPGNGGSGGSSTSATSMVFGTSLPIADYEFNVWTKPDCGDTEYENANRSWFYFSVRGGAPGKLIKIHIVNMNKQTKLYSQGMAPLVKTVPVRPRWERIRERPAFEMVETQFVLSFVHRFLDCRGATTFFAFCYPFSYTECQEMLAQLDAHFAECRHLPASSTVSRKAGADSRKAEGKQRPTAHRARKCPKGGRAKGRKEAPLRGTPSLDSIYYHRELLCYSLDKLRVDLLTISSFHGLREEREARLEKLFPDKHTPRPHTFTGKRVFFLSSRVHPGETPSSFVFNGFLEFILREEDPRAQMLRRMFVFKLIPMLNPDGVVRGHYRTDSRGVNLNRQYLNPDVDLHPAVYGAKAVMLYHHVHNRVQPGLPDWRACVPPLGTKAANQRSTRNGPPGEEAPLSELEKANNLRNCPRDAGVPSPQDHEASEAPGSKDQDVWILSEDLPPALCEEEAEVRSPPAPEAIPPQQSGLAYYVDLHGHASKRGCFMYGNNIFEEAHQVENMLFPKLIAMNSAHFDFSGCNFSEKNMYAKDKRDGQSKEGSGRVAIYKALGIIHSYTLECNYNTGRSVNTVPAACHDNGRATPPPLPAFPSKYTVELFEQVGRALAIAALDMAECNPWPRIVLSEHSCLSNLRAWMMKHVRSMRGVTGCSRRKGAKTPPKGTNGVSASNSENSLCRGRSFINGSSSQQAASPQVKTSPSFTFSCPHPDGPLGMGQGPQKGASRVLALVRESRVQEKRRHQHQSLLRAAVSNIQAPPPLSSPTRTASHLQLPTGLSSCPLPAPLNMTACLPCLGKRRKGRQESCLQRALQR; encoded by the exons ATGGAGGTGCGCTGTGGTGGCCTCTTGTTCAGCTCCAAGTTTGACTCGGGGAACTTGGCTCATGTGGAGAAGGTGGAGCACCTGGATGGGGATGGGGACGGGCCCGGGaatggcggcagcggcggcagcagcacctcGGCCACCTCAATGGTGTTTGGCACCTCCCTCCCTATTGCTGACTACGAGTTCAATGTGTGGACCAAGCCGGATTGCGGAGACACAGAATACGAGAATGCAAACAG ATCCTGGTTTTACTTTAGCGTGAGGGGCGGAGCCCCAGGCAAGCTGATCAAGATCCACATTGTGAACATGAACAAGCAGACCAAGCTGTACTCGCAGGGGATGGCCCCCTTGGTCAAGACGGTGCCCGTCCGGCCTCGTTGGGAGCGCATCCGTGAGCGGCCCGCCTTCGAG ATGGTGGAGACCCAGTTTGTCCTCTCTTTCGTGCACCGCTTCCTGGACTGCCGAGGTGCCACCACCTTCTTTGCCTTCTGCTACCCCTTCTCATACACAGAGTGCCAGGAAATGTTGGCACAGCTGGATGCCCACTTTGCAGAGTGCCGGCACCTCCCTGCTAGCAG CACAGTTAGTCGGAAGGCAGGTGCAGACTCTAGGAAGGCTGAGGGGAAGCAGCGACCCACCGCCCACAGAGCGAGGAAATGCCCTAAAGGAGGACGtgcaaaggggaggaaggaggcccCGCTTCGGGGGACACC CTCCCTGGACTCCATCTACTACCACCGGGAGCTGCTGTGCTACTCCCTGGACAAGCTGCGGGTGGACCTGCTCACCATCAGCTCCTTCCACGGCCTGCGGGAGGAGAGGGAGGCCCGCCTGGAGAAGCTCTTCCCGGACAAGCACACCCCCCGGCCCCACACCTTCACGGGGAAGAGA GTGTTCTTCCTAAGCAGCAGGGTGCACCCGGGAGAGACACCCTCCAGCTTCGTCTTCAACGGGTTCCTGGAGTTCATCCTCCGTGAAGAGGACCCTCGGGCCCAGATGCTGCGTCGCATGTTTGTCTTCAAGCTCATCCCCATGCTGAACCCGGACGGAGTGGTGCGGGGCCATTACCG GACAGATTCTCGTGGTGTGAACCTCAACCGCCAGTATCTGAACCCTGACGTTGACCTGCACCCGGCCGTCTACGGGGCCAAGGCCGTCATGCTCTATCACCACGTCCACAACCGCGTTCAGCCGGGCTTGCCCGACTGGCGGGCCTGCGTCCCTCCCCTCGGCACCAAGGCTGCCAACCAGCGCTCCACCCGCAACGGCCCTCCCGGCGAGGAGGCCCCCCTCTCTGAGCTGGAGAAGGCCAACAACCTTCGCAACTGTCCCAGGGATGCTGGCGTCCCCTCGCCTCAGGACCATGAGGCCTCAGAGGCACCAGGGAGCAAAGACCAGGATGTCTGGATCCTCTCGGAAGATCTGCCTCCCGCGCTCTGTGAGGAGGAAGCCGAGGTCCGCTCTCCTCCCGCCCCAGAAGCCATCCCACCGCAGCAGAGTGGCCTGGCCTACTACGTCGACCTGCACGGGCACGCCTCCAAGAGAGGCTGCTTCATGTACGGGAACAACATCTTCGAAGAGGCTCAccag GTTGAAAACATGCTCTTCCCCAAGCTCATCGCCATGAACTCGGCTCACTTTGATTTCTCGGGCTGCAACTTCTCCGAGAAGAACATGTACGCCAAGGACAAGCGGGATGGGCAGTCGAAGGAGGGCAGCGGGCGCGTGGCCATCTACAAGGCCTTGGGCATCATTCACAG CTACACGCTGGAGTGCAATTACAACACAGGACGATCCGTCAACACAGTTCCAGCCGCTTGTCACGATAACGGGCGGGCAACCCCCCCTCCTCTGCCAGCATTCCCCTCCAAATACACAGTGGAGCTCTTTGAGCAG GTGGGAAGGGCGTTGGCCATCGCAGCGCTGGACATGGCCGAATGCAACCCCTGGCCCCGGATCGTCCTTTCCGAACACAGCTGCCTTAGCAACCTTCGTGCCTGGATGATGAAGCATGTGCGCAGCATGAGGGGCGTGACCGGCTGCTCCCGGAGGAAAGGGGCCAAGACTCCTCCCAAGGGGACCAA CGGGGTCTCTGCCTCCAACTCCGAGAACTCCCTCTGTCGGGGCCGCAGCTTCATCAACGGGAGCAGCAGCCAGCAGGCGGCGTCCCCGCAGGTCAAGACCTCGCCCAGCTTCACCTTCAGCTGCCCCCACCCTGACGGCCCCCTGGGCATGGGCCAGGGGCCTCAGAAAGGTGCCTCGAGGGTGCTGGCGCTCGTGCGAG
- the AGBL5 gene encoding cytosolic carboxypeptidase-like protein 5 isoform X6 — translation MEVRCGGLLFSSKFDSGNLAHVEKVEHLDGDGDGPGNGGSGGSSTSATSMVFGTSLPIADYEFNVWTKPDCGDTEYENANRSWFYFSVRGGAPGKLIKIHIVNMNKQTKLYSQGMAPLVKTVPVRPRWERIRERPAFEMVETQFVLSFVHRFLDCRGATTFFAFCYPFSYTECQEMLAQLDAHFAECRHLPASSTVSRKAGADSRKAEGKQRPTAHRARKCPKGGRAKGRKEAPLRGTPSLDSIYYHRELLCYSLDKLRVDLLTISSFHGLREEREARLEKLFPDKHTPRPHTFTGKRVFFLSSRVHPGETPSSFVFNGFLEFILREEDPRAQMLRRMFVFKLIPMLNPDGVVRGHYRTDSRGVNLNRQYLNPDVDLHPAVYGAKAVMLYHHVHNRVQPGLPDWRACVPPLGTKAANQRSTRNGPPGEEAPLSELEKANNLRNCPRDAGVPSPQDHEASEAPGSKDQDVWILSEDLPPALCEEEAEVRSPPAPEAIPPQQSGLAYYVDLHGHASKRGCFMYGNNIFEEAHQVENMLFPKLIAMNSAHFDFSGCNFSEKNMYAKDKRDGQSKEGSGRVAIYKALGIIHSYTLECNYNTGRSVNTVPAACHDNGRATPPPLPAFPSKYTVELFEQVGRALAIAALDMAECNPWPRIVLSEHSCLSNLRAWMMKHVRSMRGVTGCSRRKGAKTPPKGTNGVSASNSENSLCRGRSFINGSSSQQAASPQVKTSPSFTFSCPHPDGPLGMGQGPQKGASRVLALVRESRVQEKRRHQHQSLLRAAVSNIQAPPPLSSPTRTASHLQLPTGLSSCPLPAPLNMTGGKTRICRVFLGSRFEQRVPTRGAASRS, via the exons ATGGAGGTGCGCTGTGGTGGCCTCTTGTTCAGCTCCAAGTTTGACTCGGGGAACTTGGCTCATGTGGAGAAGGTGGAGCACCTGGATGGGGATGGGGACGGGCCCGGGaatggcggcagcggcggcagcagcacctcGGCCACCTCAATGGTGTTTGGCACCTCCCTCCCTATTGCTGACTACGAGTTCAATGTGTGGACCAAGCCGGATTGCGGAGACACAGAATACGAGAATGCAAACAG ATCCTGGTTTTACTTTAGCGTGAGGGGCGGAGCCCCAGGCAAGCTGATCAAGATCCACATTGTGAACATGAACAAGCAGACCAAGCTGTACTCGCAGGGGATGGCCCCCTTGGTCAAGACGGTGCCCGTCCGGCCTCGTTGGGAGCGCATCCGTGAGCGGCCCGCCTTCGAG ATGGTGGAGACCCAGTTTGTCCTCTCTTTCGTGCACCGCTTCCTGGACTGCCGAGGTGCCACCACCTTCTTTGCCTTCTGCTACCCCTTCTCATACACAGAGTGCCAGGAAATGTTGGCACAGCTGGATGCCCACTTTGCAGAGTGCCGGCACCTCCCTGCTAGCAG CACAGTTAGTCGGAAGGCAGGTGCAGACTCTAGGAAGGCTGAGGGGAAGCAGCGACCCACCGCCCACAGAGCGAGGAAATGCCCTAAAGGAGGACGtgcaaaggggaggaaggaggcccCGCTTCGGGGGACACC CTCCCTGGACTCCATCTACTACCACCGGGAGCTGCTGTGCTACTCCCTGGACAAGCTGCGGGTGGACCTGCTCACCATCAGCTCCTTCCACGGCCTGCGGGAGGAGAGGGAGGCCCGCCTGGAGAAGCTCTTCCCGGACAAGCACACCCCCCGGCCCCACACCTTCACGGGGAAGAGA GTGTTCTTCCTAAGCAGCAGGGTGCACCCGGGAGAGACACCCTCCAGCTTCGTCTTCAACGGGTTCCTGGAGTTCATCCTCCGTGAAGAGGACCCTCGGGCCCAGATGCTGCGTCGCATGTTTGTCTTCAAGCTCATCCCCATGCTGAACCCGGACGGAGTGGTGCGGGGCCATTACCG GACAGATTCTCGTGGTGTGAACCTCAACCGCCAGTATCTGAACCCTGACGTTGACCTGCACCCGGCCGTCTACGGGGCCAAGGCCGTCATGCTCTATCACCACGTCCACAACCGCGTTCAGCCGGGCTTGCCCGACTGGCGGGCCTGCGTCCCTCCCCTCGGCACCAAGGCTGCCAACCAGCGCTCCACCCGCAACGGCCCTCCCGGCGAGGAGGCCCCCCTCTCTGAGCTGGAGAAGGCCAACAACCTTCGCAACTGTCCCAGGGATGCTGGCGTCCCCTCGCCTCAGGACCATGAGGCCTCAGAGGCACCAGGGAGCAAAGACCAGGATGTCTGGATCCTCTCGGAAGATCTGCCTCCCGCGCTCTGTGAGGAGGAAGCCGAGGTCCGCTCTCCTCCCGCCCCAGAAGCCATCCCACCGCAGCAGAGTGGCCTGGCCTACTACGTCGACCTGCACGGGCACGCCTCCAAGAGAGGCTGCTTCATGTACGGGAACAACATCTTCGAAGAGGCTCAccag GTTGAAAACATGCTCTTCCCCAAGCTCATCGCCATGAACTCGGCTCACTTTGATTTCTCGGGCTGCAACTTCTCCGAGAAGAACATGTACGCCAAGGACAAGCGGGATGGGCAGTCGAAGGAGGGCAGCGGGCGCGTGGCCATCTACAAGGCCTTGGGCATCATTCACAG CTACACGCTGGAGTGCAATTACAACACAGGACGATCCGTCAACACAGTTCCAGCCGCTTGTCACGATAACGGGCGGGCAACCCCCCCTCCTCTGCCAGCATTCCCCTCCAAATACACAGTGGAGCTCTTTGAGCAG GTGGGAAGGGCGTTGGCCATCGCAGCGCTGGACATGGCCGAATGCAACCCCTGGCCCCGGATCGTCCTTTCCGAACACAGCTGCCTTAGCAACCTTCGTGCCTGGATGATGAAGCATGTGCGCAGCATGAGGGGCGTGACCGGCTGCTCCCGGAGGAAAGGGGCCAAGACTCCTCCCAAGGGGACCAA CGGGGTCTCTGCCTCCAACTCCGAGAACTCCCTCTGTCGGGGCCGCAGCTTCATCAACGGGAGCAGCAGCCAGCAGGCGGCGTCCCCGCAGGTCAAGACCTCGCCCAGCTTCACCTTCAGCTGCCCCCACCCTGACGGCCCCCTGGGCATGGGCCAGGGGCCTCAGAAAGGTGCCTCGAGGGTGCTGGCGCTCGTGCGAG